One Faecalispora anaeroviscerum genomic window carries:
- a CDS encoding D-alanyl-D-alanine carboxypeptidase family protein — protein sequence MKKMLTPVLTFLLTFCVIFSSAPVSAAAYNIDFTLNSEAALLVNLDTNTVVFEQNADKKMEPASTTKIMTFIVASEHIKDLTGTKITVKKSVLDELQGTGSSLSGVLVGEELTALQLLNCLMVPSGNDAAMVLADYVGGGDISKFVDMMNEKAKELGCENTHFANPHGLHNEQHYTTARDLYTISKYAMTLPYFTDITSQTRYELAATNKYPKPRTLVTTNYLTDRYTGGDYFYKYAKGIKTGSHDQAGYCLVSTAIKDGYSYMAVALHAPKIDSKGNTITTRGEMIDSKKLYQWAFDNLQIKTVVESGTSVGEVKLDYAWNKDKLLLVAEKSYATILPKGVSASSVLITPKLPEKVEAPVKKGQVVGTAVLSYANQELTTINLVASESVERSELLHSADVVKKIVTSVWFLVIAGIIVALVIVYLVLALLYNKKRKRLRKVKKYRDM from the coding sequence ATGAAAAAAATGCTAACACCCGTACTGACTTTTTTGCTGACTTTTTGTGTCATTTTCTCGTCGGCTCCGGTCTCTGCGGCGGCATACAACATAGATTTTACACTGAATTCCGAAGCGGCTCTGCTGGTGAATCTCGACACCAACACCGTTGTATTTGAGCAGAACGCCGACAAAAAAATGGAGCCCGCCTCCACAACGAAAATCATGACGTTTATTGTGGCGTCCGAACATATTAAAGATTTAACCGGTACCAAGATCACGGTGAAAAAATCGGTTCTCGACGAGCTTCAGGGAACCGGCAGCTCGCTTTCCGGCGTTCTGGTGGGCGAGGAACTGACCGCCCTCCAGCTCCTCAACTGCCTGATGGTCCCCTCCGGTAACGACGCCGCCATGGTGCTGGCCGATTACGTGGGCGGCGGCGACATCAGCAAATTTGTGGATATGATGAATGAAAAGGCAAAAGAGCTGGGCTGTGAAAACACTCACTTCGCAAACCCGCACGGTCTGCATAACGAGCAGCACTACACCACGGCGCGCGATCTGTACACCATTTCAAAATACGCCATGACGCTGCCTTACTTTACCGACATCACCTCGCAGACTCGCTACGAGCTGGCGGCCACCAACAAATACCCCAAGCCCCGTACTCTGGTAACGACCAACTATCTGACCGACCGCTACACCGGCGGCGACTATTTTTACAAATACGCCAAGGGCATTAAGACCGGTTCGCATGATCAGGCCGGGTACTGCCTGGTTTCCACCGCGATCAAGGATGGCTACAGCTACATGGCGGTCGCGCTGCATGCGCCGAAGATCGACTCCAAAGGGAACACCATTACCACCCGTGGGGAAATGATCGATTCTAAGAAGCTGTATCAATGGGCTTTTGATAACCTTCAAATCAAAACTGTTGTGGAAAGCGGCACCAGCGTGGGCGAGGTAAAGCTCGATTACGCCTGGAACAAGGATAAGCTGCTGCTGGTCGCCGAAAAAAGCTACGCCACCATCCTGCCAAAGGGCGTTTCCGCCTCAAGCGTTCTGATTACCCCGAAGCTCCCCGAAAAAGTGGAGGCTCCCGTGAAAAAGGGACAGGTTGTGGGTACTGCGGTACTCAGCTACGCCAATCAAGAGCTGACAACCATTAATCTGGTGGCCTCCGAATCGGTGGAACGCAGTGAGCTACTGCATTCCGCAGATGTCGTCAAAAAGATCGTTACCTCCGTCTGGTTCCTTGTGATTGCCGGCATTATTGTGGCGCTGGTGATCGTTTACCTGGTTCTGGCGCTGCTGTATAATAAAAAACGCAAACGTCTGCGCAAGGTAAAAAAATACCGCGATATGTAA
- a CDS encoding cupin domain-containing protein, whose product MYIIDEKEKEYRFGDSGPKYLMKGPRMNFALVQFQPGQDFKAHLHNIMEENFYIIEGEIDIVVDGVVHHLTPGQFIHIEPHETHYCINNYDKPVKMVSTLAPYQEVDKVEIENYTYNGK is encoded by the coding sequence ATGTATATTATTGATGAAAAAGAGAAGGAATACCGTTTCGGCGACAGCGGCCCCAAATACCTGATGAAAGGCCCGCGCATGAACTTTGCGCTGGTGCAGTTCCAGCCCGGCCAGGATTTTAAGGCTCATCTGCATAACATTATGGAAGAAAACTTCTATATTATCGAGGGCGAAATCGACATCGTGGTAGACGGTGTGGTGCATCACCTGACCCCCGGCCAGTTTATCCATATTGAGCCACACGAAACGCATTACTGCATCAACAATTATGACAAGCCGGTGAAAATGGTTTCTACCCTGGCCCCCTACCAGGAGGTTGACAAGGTGGAGATCGAAAATTATACCTACAACGGGAAATAG
- a CDS encoding ABC transporter permease produces MTLLKKLGKAREISSLFFLIFLFGLVGLVNSDFLTPTSLFNCFNDSVVFTMLAVGISFVILTGEIDVSIGATLGLSAAVSSTILRDGGSGIVAVLAAVLIGCLVGLFNGLGIAKLGIPSLIFTLGTNGLVRGLVYVYTGGAWVENLPAGFTKLANVKLIGELTTFYAAALVLVIASHLILTKTRRGKYFITVGDNPAGATMVGIPTMQTKIMAYVLCGLFASVAGVLYSSRIGFITPTAGNGYEMKAIAACVLGGVSLSGGLGSLIGASIGAVIMSSISRILVFLGFSSDYDNTITGILLIVIVVVDAVAQNRAAVKTRHARLASRSGPLEEEPKERGAAS; encoded by the coding sequence ATGACGCTGCTGAAAAAATTGGGCAAGGCAAGAGAAATTAGCAGCCTTTTCTTTCTGATTTTTCTCTTTGGCCTGGTGGGTCTCGTCAACAGTGACTTTCTAACACCAACGAGCCTGTTCAACTGCTTTAATGACAGCGTGGTGTTCACCATGCTGGCCGTGGGAATTTCCTTTGTCATCCTGACCGGTGAAATCGATGTTTCCATCGGTGCCACGCTCGGCCTTTCCGCGGCGGTTTCTTCCACAATCCTGCGTGACGGCGGCAGCGGAATCGTCGCCGTACTGGCGGCAGTGCTGATAGGCTGCCTGGTTGGCCTGTTCAATGGATTGGGAATCGCAAAGCTGGGAATTCCTTCTTTGATCTTTACTCTCGGTACGAACGGCCTGGTGCGTGGACTGGTGTATGTGTATACCGGCGGCGCGTGGGTGGAAAACCTGCCTGCCGGCTTTACCAAGCTGGCAAACGTGAAGCTCATAGGCGAGCTGACCACCTTTTACGCGGCGGCGCTGGTGCTGGTAATTGCTTCTCATTTAATACTTACTAAAACACGGCGCGGTAAATACTTTATCACAGTTGGCGATAACCCGGCGGGCGCAACTATGGTCGGAATCCCGACCATGCAGACCAAGATTATGGCCTATGTGTTGTGCGGGCTGTTTGCATCGGTAGCCGGCGTGCTGTATTCCTCGCGTATCGGTTTCATTACCCCAACAGCGGGCAACGGCTACGAAATGAAAGCCATCGCGGCCTGCGTACTTGGCGGCGTCAGTCTTTCCGGCGGTCTCGGCAGCTTAATCGGCGCATCCATCGGTGCGGTGATCATGTCCTCCATCAGCCGTATTCTGGTGTTTCTCGGCTTCTCGTCCGATTACGACAATACCATTACCGGTATTCTTCTAATCGTGATCGTTGTAGTTGACGCGGTGGCGCAGAACCGTGCCGCTGTAAAAACCCGGCATGCGCGCCTGGCCTCGCGGTCTGGCCCGCTGGAGGAGGAACCCAAGGAAAGGGGAGCTGCATCATGA
- the lsrK gene encoding autoinducer-2 kinase, translating to MAHNYLMAVDAGTGSVRAVLFDLEGNQVDVVQQEWDHKEDPRYPGSMDFDWVHNWELASGCIRGVLEKTRIDPKELAAISTTCMREGIVLYDAAGQEIWACANVDARSEDEVVELIRRDPEMEKELYLESGQTYALSALPRLMWLKNKMPELYEKTAAVGMFNDWLIYKLTGVLAVEPSNGSTTGIFDLQKRSWDPTIAEKCGLRTDIFPAVTECGKVVGSVSEAAAKQTGLAAGIPVVSGGGDAQLGSIGVGVVSPGQAAVFGGSFWQYEYNTANGKTDPGCRVRVNCHAIPGVWQYEALAFKPGLVMRWFRDGFCELEKQQGEESGKDPYYLMDKKAAEVPAGCYGMMCTFSDVMNFIHWQHAAPTFTNFELDPQKFNRYTFYRAILENTAMVTKGHLDLVREATQNMPKEIIFAGGASKSPLWCQILSDVLGLPVKVPVVKEATALGAAVLAGVGVGIYSDAAEAAQKLVKWDREYQPNAEAHALYLRMYEPWHKVYTAQLELCREKLTKPMWSAPGV from the coding sequence ATGGCGCACAATTATCTGATGGCGGTGGACGCCGGTACCGGCAGCGTAAGAGCTGTGCTGTTTGATCTGGAAGGAAACCAGGTTGACGTTGTGCAGCAGGAGTGGGATCACAAGGAAGACCCCAGATACCCCGGCAGCATGGATTTTGACTGGGTTCATAACTGGGAGCTCGCCTCGGGCTGCATTCGCGGTGTTCTGGAAAAAACCAGGATTGACCCCAAGGAGCTGGCGGCAATTTCTACCACCTGCATGCGGGAAGGCATTGTTCTGTACGATGCCGCGGGACAGGAAATCTGGGCCTGCGCCAACGTGGATGCCCGCAGCGAGGATGAAGTGGTGGAGCTGATTCGGCGGGACCCGGAAATGGAAAAAGAGCTATATCTCGAATCCGGGCAGACCTATGCGCTCAGCGCTCTGCCCCGTTTAATGTGGCTGAAGAACAAGATGCCGGAACTGTACGAAAAAACTGCCGCGGTGGGCATGTTCAACGACTGGCTGATCTATAAGCTGACGGGCGTTCTGGCTGTGGAGCCAAGCAACGGCTCTACCACCGGTATTTTTGATTTACAGAAGCGTAGCTGGGACCCCACCATTGCAGAAAAATGCGGACTGCGTACCGACATCTTCCCCGCTGTGACAGAGTGCGGCAAGGTGGTCGGCTCCGTCAGCGAAGCGGCTGCAAAGCAGACCGGCCTGGCAGCGGGAATTCCCGTTGTGTCTGGCGGCGGAGACGCACAGCTGGGTAGCATCGGCGTCGGCGTGGTCAGTCCGGGGCAGGCTGCGGTGTTCGGTGGCAGCTTCTGGCAGTACGAATACAATACCGCAAACGGCAAAACAGACCCCGGCTGCCGCGTGAGAGTTAACTGCCACGCGATTCCCGGCGTTTGGCAGTACGAAGCGCTGGCCTTTAAGCCCGGCCTGGTCATGCGCTGGTTCCGCGACGGATTCTGCGAGCTGGAAAAGCAGCAGGGCGAGGAAAGCGGAAAAGACCCCTATTACCTGATGGACAAAAAGGCCGCCGAGGTGCCCGCCGGGTGCTACGGAATGATGTGCACGTTTTCAGACGTGATGAATTTCATTCATTGGCAGCATGCGGCCCCCACTTTTACCAACTTTGAGCTTGACCCCCAGAAATTCAATCGCTATACATTCTACCGCGCCATTCTGGAAAACACGGCGATGGTCACAAAGGGCCATCTCGATCTGGTACGGGAAGCCACTCAGAACATGCCGAAGGAAATCATCTTTGCCGGCGGCGCCTCCAAAAGCCCGCTCTGGTGCCAAATCCTTTCCGACGTACTGGGGCTGCCTGTGAAGGTGCCTGTGGTAAAGGAAGCTACCGCACTGGGTGCGGCCGTTCTGGCCGGTGTGGGCGTAGGCATTTACAGTGACGCGGCAGAGGCCGCGCAGAAACTGGTCAAATGGGATCGTGAGTATCAACCTAACGCGGAAGCCCACGCCCTTTACCTGCGGATGTATGAGCCTTGGCACAAGGTATACACAGCGCAGCTGGAGCTGTGCCGCGAAAAACTGACAAAACCAATGTGGAGCGCTCCCGGCGTATGA
- a CDS encoding sugar ABC transporter ATP-binding protein, producing MAQSQTERSGQSLLSVRGICKMFSLNQVLKGINLEIHSGEILALIGGNGAGKSTLMKIIMGIYQPDQGEIEIRGEKVLLTKPSVALTHGIYMVPQEPMLFPNMTVEENILVGVGFDAPSAELRRRLTQLMDDIGWHLDLTRKASSLSIAEQQLVEILRGLLRNAELLIFDEPTSALTFDEVESLFRCIRDLQKKGIGMIYITHRLTEVFDIATHVAIMCDGVITLHGPIGDFTREMLVKGLLPPNMQEQEIKETASAAALNYKDAKPVLELVNYSGYGFRGINLKIYPGEILGVAGVVGAGRTELATTIFGRDKVLGGQAILDGKNITGLSTKKVLEAGVNYVPEDRHLNGLFKISDVAANTTSAILNRMVMGKVFLNRKTEQELTQEYIEHFRIKATGQDQLTGSLSGGNQQKVVIARALSTKPKLVILDEPTRGIDAVARGEVYSIIHQLKEQGVAVMLISSDMEEIVELSDRAVTVYQGRINGEFSKEEINQDNLMAAAFDVISREQVVS from the coding sequence ATGGCGCAATCCCAAACAGAACGTTCCGGCCAGTCTTTGCTGAGTGTTCGTGGAATCTGCAAAATGTTCAGCCTGAACCAGGTGCTGAAAGGAATCAATCTGGAGATTCACTCCGGTGAGATTCTGGCCCTGATCGGCGGAAACGGAGCGGGAAAAAGCACCTTAATGAAAATCATTATGGGCATTTATCAGCCGGACCAGGGTGAAATTGAAATCCGGGGCGAAAAAGTGTTGCTGACCAAGCCGTCCGTCGCTTTAACGCATGGTATTTATATGGTACCCCAGGAACCGATGCTTTTCCCCAACATGACGGTAGAAGAAAATATTCTTGTCGGCGTCGGGTTCGACGCACCCAGCGCAGAGCTTCGCCGGCGGCTGACGCAGCTGATGGATGACATCGGCTGGCATCTGGATTTAACCAGAAAAGCGAGCAGCCTTTCCATTGCTGAGCAGCAGCTGGTAGAAATTCTTCGCGGCCTGCTGCGCAACGCAGAGCTGTTGATTTTTGATGAGCCGACCAGTGCGTTAACCTTTGATGAAGTAGAAAGCCTGTTCCGCTGCATCCGCGATTTGCAGAAAAAAGGAATCGGTATGATCTACATCACTCATCGCCTCACGGAGGTGTTTGATATTGCCACCCACGTCGCGATTATGTGCGACGGCGTGATTACGCTGCACGGGCCGATTGGTGACTTTACCCGCGAGATGCTTGTTAAAGGGCTTTTGCCCCCAAACATGCAGGAGCAGGAGATAAAAGAAACCGCCAGTGCCGCCGCGCTGAATTACAAGGACGCAAAGCCCGTACTTGAGCTGGTGAATTATTCGGGCTACGGCTTCCGCGGGATTAACCTGAAGATTTACCCCGGCGAGATTCTCGGTGTTGCGGGCGTTGTTGGCGCGGGCCGTACCGAGTTGGCCACAACCATTTTTGGTCGGGACAAGGTTTTGGGCGGCCAGGCGATTTTGGATGGGAAGAATATTACGGGTCTTTCCACGAAAAAAGTTCTGGAAGCCGGCGTCAACTATGTTCCCGAAGACCGTCACCTAAATGGATTGTTTAAGATCAGCGATGTCGCCGCCAACACCACCTCTGCGATTCTGAACCGTATGGTAATGGGCAAAGTGTTTCTCAACCGCAAGACGGAGCAGGAGCTGACGCAGGAATATATTGAACATTTCCGAATTAAGGCAACGGGGCAGGATCAGCTGACCGGCAGCCTTTCCGGTGGAAACCAGCAGAAGGTGGTCATTGCCAGAGCGCTTTCTACGAAACCAAAGCTGGTCATTCTGGACGAACCCACCCGCGGCATTGACGCCGTGGCGCGCGGCGAAGTTTATTCAATCATCCACCAGCTCAAGGAGCAGGGGGTAGCGGTGATGCTGATTTCTTCCGATATGGAGGAGATTGTCGAACTGTCTGACCGCGCGGTAACCGTATATCAAGGGCGAATCAACGGGGAGTTCTCCAAAGAGGAGATCAACCAGGATAACCTGATGGCAGCTGCGTTTGACGTGATTTCGAGAGAGCAGGTGGTTTCATGA
- a CDS encoding sugar-binding transcriptional regulator, translating into MLHLNYEDVLVVKTAWYYYVENMTQQKISERLGISRMRVIKLLEKARQDGVIQFKIHQDGVQRMELERQLSETWSLKDTFIVPTPPDTADANKTIAQAASMYVSDRITEHSFINMGYGDTLSRVLNHLATLSEFPVSVVSLTGGVNYYLPNTQSHIFNAKLYLLPAPLLVSSPEMVKAMMQEPSVTEIMRMAKLASMTLIGIGGMADNATILTNGIVSKNDFFYLSMRGAVGDVLSHFIDKNGNPVHTGIEDRLISTPLDTLRQLDNVVGVAAGADKVEGIRAALRGKYLDILITDEETAQALIDGETAE; encoded by the coding sequence GTGCTTCATTTGAATTATGAAGATGTTCTCGTCGTGAAAACTGCCTGGTACTATTATGTGGAAAACATGACCCAGCAGAAAATCTCGGAACGACTGGGAATCTCGCGCATGCGTGTAATTAAATTATTGGAAAAGGCCCGACAGGACGGCGTCATCCAATTTAAAATACACCAGGACGGCGTTCAGCGCATGGAGCTGGAACGGCAGCTTTCGGAAACATGGAGCCTGAAGGACACTTTTATTGTGCCCACTCCGCCGGATACAGCCGATGCAAATAAAACCATTGCGCAGGCCGCCTCGATGTATGTAAGCGATAGAATCACTGAGCATTCGTTTATCAATATGGGCTACGGCGATACGCTCAGCCGAGTACTGAACCATCTAGCCACGCTGAGTGAGTTCCCCGTTTCAGTCGTTTCGCTCACCGGCGGTGTCAATTATTATCTGCCAAACACCCAATCGCATATTTTTAACGCGAAGCTTTACCTTTTGCCAGCTCCTCTGCTGGTATCTTCCCCCGAAATGGTGAAAGCTATGATGCAGGAGCCTTCCGTAACCGAAATTATGCGCATGGCAAAGCTTGCCTCTATGACACTGATCGGTATTGGCGGCATGGCCGACAACGCGACGATCCTGACCAACGGGATCGTCAGTAAAAATGATTTCTTTTATCTTTCGATGCGCGGTGCAGTTGGCGACGTGCTCAGTCATTTCATTGACAAAAACGGCAACCCGGTTCACACCGGCATTGAAGACCGCCTGATCAGCACCCCACTAGACACTCTGCGCCAGCTGGACAATGTGGTTGGCGTGGCGGCCGGAGCCGACAAGGTGGAGGGCATTCGCGCGGCACTGCGCGGAAAATATCTGGATATTCTCATCACCGACGAAGAAACCGCACAGGCGCTCATCGACGGTGAAACGGCAGAATAA
- the recG gene encoding ATP-dependent DNA helicase RecG: protein MASLFQKNIQELKGVGEKRSRLFVKLGAPTVGALLRLYPRDYEDWSHPVPLAEAPAEQVCVVRVTTVSPVSEQRIRSGMTLYKLRATDGHHDVQITYFNNPFIKNLLLEGKDYLLRGKVSGSFLRREMASPDFMPADRPLPLRPVYRQTAGLTSRQISTAVRAALGMLPKPLPDPLPEPMRSACRLCGLRFALENIHFPKDRESLEQARRRLIFEELLVLQLGLLRLKNRGRQQTSLRLEVDASAEFFRSLPFTPTNAQKKAVEECIADMQGNYPMNRLLQGDVGSGKTAVAAALCHSAIASGMQAAFMAPTEILARQHYDTMRNFFEPFHLRVALLTGSVSAAKRRELLLQLKQGSIHLLVGTHAILNETVEFRQLGLVVTDEQHRFGVAQRAALTQKGDHPHILVMSATPIPRTLALMIYGDLEVSVLNELPPGRQKTETYVIDSAKRARAFGFIRKKIDAGRQCYIICPLIEDSESDMASVTQYAKDLQEKWFFANTVGVLHGKMRPAEKERAMEEFAAGRTDILVSTTVVEVGVDVPNAVVMLIENAERYGLSQLHQLRGRIGRGTEKSTCILVSDAQNEEAQKRLRVMCETTDGFQIADEDLHLRGPGDFFGSRQHGLPELKIADMSADFALLQLAQGEAKELLARDPALECAEHRGLRAEVRQLFSVLE, encoded by the coding sequence ATGGCATCGCTGTTTCAGAAAAATATTCAGGAATTAAAGGGCGTCGGCGAAAAGCGCTCCCGGCTGTTTGTTAAGCTGGGGGCGCCTACTGTCGGCGCTCTTCTGCGCCTTTATCCCCGTGATTACGAGGATTGGAGCCATCCCGTCCCACTCGCCGAGGCTCCGGCGGAGCAGGTGTGCGTTGTTCGCGTTACCACTGTATCGCCGGTGTCGGAGCAGCGTATCCGTTCCGGGATGACGCTGTATAAGCTGCGGGCTACCGACGGGCATCATGATGTGCAGATTACCTATTTCAATAATCCGTTTATCAAAAATCTGCTGCTCGAGGGCAAGGATTATTTGCTGCGCGGCAAGGTGAGCGGATCGTTTCTGCGCCGCGAGATGGCTTCGCCGGATTTTATGCCGGCGGATCGCCCCCTGCCCCTGCGCCCCGTTTACCGTCAGACGGCGGGGCTTACCTCGCGCCAGATATCCACTGCGGTGCGCGCCGCACTGGGGATGCTCCCTAAACCCCTGCCAGACCCTCTGCCTGAGCCGATGCGCAGCGCCTGCCGGCTGTGTGGGCTTCGTTTTGCGCTGGAGAACATCCATTTTCCAAAAGACCGAGAATCGTTGGAGCAGGCGCGGCGCAGACTGATTTTTGAAGAGCTATTGGTGCTTCAGCTCGGGCTGCTGCGCCTGAAAAATCGGGGAAGACAGCAAACCTCCCTGCGGCTGGAGGTGGACGCTTCTGCGGAGTTTTTCCGCTCGCTGCCCTTTACGCCGACAAACGCGCAAAAAAAGGCTGTGGAGGAATGTATTGCGGACATGCAGGGTAATTACCCGATGAACCGGCTTTTACAGGGCGACGTCGGCAGCGGAAAAACCGCTGTGGCCGCCGCGCTCTGCCACAGTGCGATTGCCTCGGGAATGCAGGCGGCATTTATGGCGCCCACAGAGATTTTAGCCCGCCAGCATTATGACACGATGCGGAACTTCTTTGAGCCGTTCCACCTGCGTGTGGCGCTGCTCACCGGTTCTGTTTCAGCTGCAAAACGGCGCGAGCTGCTGCTTCAGCTAAAACAGGGAAGCATCCATCTTTTGGTGGGAACGCATGCCATCCTGAACGAAACAGTCGAGTTTCGCCAGCTTGGGCTGGTTGTAACGGATGAGCAGCACCGCTTCGGTGTGGCACAGCGTGCTGCCCTCACCCAAAAGGGCGATCATCCCCATATCCTTGTCATGTCTGCCACGCCGATCCCGCGCACACTGGCGCTGATGATTTACGGCGATCTGGAGGTTTCGGTGCTGAATGAGCTGCCGCCGGGGCGACAAAAAACCGAGACGTATGTAATCGACAGCGCAAAGCGAGCCCGTGCGTTTGGCTTTATTCGAAAGAAGATTGACGCCGGGCGGCAGTGCTATATCATCTGCCCGCTGATTGAAGACAGCGAGAGCGATATGGCGTCCGTTACGCAGTATGCTAAGGATTTGCAGGAAAAATGGTTTTTCGCGAACACGGTAGGCGTTCTGCACGGCAAAATGCGCCCCGCGGAAAAGGAGCGTGCCATGGAGGAATTTGCCGCCGGGCGCACGGATATTCTCGTTTCCACAACGGTGGTGGAGGTTGGCGTGGATGTACCGAATGCCGTAGTGATGTTGATTGAAAACGCGGAGCGGTACGGCCTTTCCCAGCTGCATCAGCTGCGGGGGCGCATTGGGCGCGGTACAGAGAAATCCACCTGTATTTTGGTGTCGGATGCGCAGAATGAGGAAGCACAGAAGCGCCTGCGCGTGATGTGCGAAACAACCGACGGCTTCCAGATTGCGGACGAGGATCTTCACCTGCGCGGCCCGGGTGATTTTTTCGGCTCGCGCCAGCATGGCCTGCCAGAGCTGAAAATTGCGGATATGAGCGCCGATTTTGCCTTGTTGCAGCTTGCGCAGGGGGAAGCGAAGGAACTGCTTGCACGCGACCCAGCTTTGGAGTGTGCGGAGCATCGTGGCCTGCGGGCCGAGGTGCGCCAGTTGTTTTCCGTGCTTGAATAG
- a CDS encoding metallophosphoesterase: MIYLTGDTHGELERFQSPEVRRLRRGDSLIVCGDFGFLWNGDSSEEKILKKLGSRKYNILFVDGAHENYELLEKYPVTEWNGGKVQQISGNLYHLMRGQVFTLEGKTFFTFGGGESKERQMYKDVGRWWPQEMPSREEMEEGVTNLREHQMHVDYIVTHEPSPRMRALIDEEHQISPLEMYFEGLIRSIKFEKWFFGSLHINRGITGSHICLFDQVEKVDGRSGGSHYR; this comes from the coding sequence TTGATTTATCTAACGGGAGACACTCACGGCGAGCTGGAACGGTTCCAGTCCCCGGAGGTACGGCGCCTGCGGCGCGGAGACAGCCTGATTGTATGCGGCGATTTTGGCTTTTTGTGGAATGGTGACAGTAGTGAAGAAAAAATTCTGAAAAAGCTGGGGTCGAGAAAATATAATATTCTGTTTGTAGATGGTGCGCATGAAAACTACGAGCTTCTGGAGAAGTACCCGGTTACCGAGTGGAACGGGGGGAAGGTACAGCAGATCAGCGGCAACCTGTACCACCTGATGCGCGGGCAGGTTTTCACATTGGAGGGCAAAACATTTTTTACCTTTGGCGGCGGAGAAAGCAAAGAGCGGCAGATGTATAAAGATGTAGGCCGGTGGTGGCCGCAGGAAATGCCAAGCCGTGAGGAGATGGAAGAGGGGGTTACCAATCTGCGGGAGCATCAGATGCATGTGGACTACATTGTCACTCACGAGCCGTCGCCGCGCATGCGTGCGCTGATTGACGAAGAGCATCAGATCAGCCCGCTGGAGATGTACTTTGAGGGCTTGATCCGTTCGATAAAATTCGAGAAATGGTTTTTTGGCTCGCTGCATATCAACCGCGGTATTACGGGCAGCCATATCTGTCTGTTTGATCAGGTGGAGAAGGTCGATGGACGGAGCGGAGGCTCACACTATCGGTAA